A part of Lacibacter sp. H407 genomic DNA contains:
- a CDS encoding T9SS type A sorting domain-containing protein, whose product MKKNLLLLLLLVLMPWYNMISAQCNVTNVVVSNVRSNPYGPDSMMYTIDLQFNASVNNGNKDIWLHMWRESDYPSVPMERYNCTGNQSVAPTPSTFTQANTHLDVLDKAFLTFGFDDNAINRDVPGTAGIFTAYHYDPAVFPNSQGTTIYRVAHATDPNVDHIYVENLTFVVSNGVIDFLQVRAFSWSTVGDNRPQCWGCGQTFVVGDPNVSGTVNCTSPRTYNINIQSKFDDVTIPGIQTITGSYRLYIDVDRNELLNEETDILVQTSTNFTTALVPGTVRPGFQSAYVASLLPFNNYVYTVGDTNQTKNLIALVNVTTPGYIGAGTTGILVNPCAPLPVTITSFSAIAHSSKVKLTWETAQEFNFSGYDVERKAGNGNFTSIGFVQARAMEGERASYQFTDANLPSGEVLLYRLRLLDKDGSFTYSDVKAIRNNAKKLLVAIYPNPTKGMFTIAVPADAGLYDMILTDYSGRMIRVERSLRIQSFQVNKLLPGVYMLKIWFRETGETVTERVIVQ is encoded by the coding sequence ATGAAAAAGAATTTACTCCTGTTATTGCTGTTGGTATTAATGCCTTGGTATAACATGATATCTGCACAATGTAACGTAACAAATGTGGTTGTCAGCAACGTTCGTTCCAATCCTTATGGTCCTGATAGTATGATGTACACGATCGATTTGCAATTTAATGCCTCTGTAAATAATGGTAACAAGGATATATGGCTGCACATGTGGAGGGAGAGTGATTATCCTTCAGTACCAATGGAGCGGTATAATTGTACCGGTAATCAAAGTGTAGCCCCGACCCCTTCAACTTTTACACAAGCCAATACTCATCTGGATGTGTTGGACAAAGCCTTTCTTACATTTGGATTCGATGATAACGCCATTAATCGTGATGTTCCCGGAACAGCCGGCATTTTTACTGCTTACCATTATGACCCTGCGGTTTTTCCGAATTCTCAGGGAACCACTATTTACAGAGTTGCCCATGCTACAGACCCCAACGTAGACCATATCTATGTTGAGAATCTCACATTTGTAGTAAGTAATGGAGTAATTGATTTTCTACAGGTAAGGGCATTCAGCTGGTCTACAGTTGGCGACAACAGGCCGCAATGTTGGGGCTGTGGTCAAACATTTGTAGTAGGTGATCCAAATGTGTCCGGTACAGTAAACTGCACCAGTCCAAGAACATACAACATCAACATTCAAAGTAAGTTTGATGATGTAACAATTCCCGGTATTCAAACAATTACAGGTAGTTATCGTTTGTATATTGACGTTGATCGTAATGAGTTGCTCAATGAAGAGACCGACATACTGGTACAAACAAGCACAAACTTTACAACTGCATTGGTACCGGGCACAGTTCGTCCGGGTTTCCAAAGTGCATATGTAGCGTCTCTCTTACCATTTAATAATTATGTTTACACAGTTGGAGATACAAATCAAACGAAAAATTTGATTGCATTGGTGAACGTAACAACTCCCGGTTACATCGGTGCAGGTACAACCGGTATTCTTGTGAACCCTTGTGCCCCATTACCGGTAACTATCACAAGCTTTTCTGCAATTGCACATTCAAGTAAAGTGAAACTAACGTGGGAAACTGCGCAGGAATTTAATTTCAGCGGATATGATGTTGAAAGAAAAGCTGGTAACGGAAATTTTACAAGCATTGGATTTGTGCAGGCAAGAGCAATGGAAGGTGAAAGAGCTTCTTATCAATTTACAGATGCCAATCTGCCTTCAGGCGAAGTGCTGTTGTATCGTTTACGTTTGTTAGACAAAGACGGCAGCTTTACTTACAGTGATGTGAAAGCGATTCGCAACAATGCGAAAAAACTGTTGGTAGCCATTTATCCAAATCCAACAAAAGGTATGTTCACAATCGCAGTTCCTGCCGATGCCGGTTTGTATGATATGATTCTTACAGATTATAGTGGACGAATGATTAGAGTAGAACGTTCTTTAAGAATTCAGTCCTTCCAAGTAAATAAACTTTTACCAGGCGTTTATATGTTGAAGATATGGTTCCGTGAAACAGGCGAAACTGTTACAGAGAGAGTAATCGTTCAATAA
- a CDS encoding 4-hydroxy-3-methylbut-2-enyl diphosphate reductase, whose translation MQLLLSTMKKFEVPNIYRSDLITAIKARRKEEDKLKKDFSPTLLDLGAVQFYLARHFGFCYGVENAIEIAFKTIEENPGKRIFLLSEMIHNPQVNATLVEKGVQFLQDTYGKQVIPFEEVTADDVVIIPAFGTTIAIEQMLNAKGISTEKYNTTCPFVEKVWNRSEQIAAKGYSIVVHGKPKHEETRATFSHASSHTPTVIVNDMKETIELGKYITGEKPAEQFYEEFNGLYSDGFDISKDLQRFGVVNQTTQLASDTQAIAEYLKTLVMNHYGLTAQNINERFADTRDTLCYATNDNQTAVTGMLETAADIAIIVGGYNSSNTTHLVELCEEKLPTYFINSVDKIISPTEILHFNFHDKKEYLTRDFLPATSPAKILISSGASCPDSLVEAVMEKLASLYKSEHAFRQLKETYQ comes from the coding sequence TTGCAACTGTTATTATCCACCATGAAGAAATTTGAAGTCCCGAATATTTACCGCAGCGATCTCATCACAGCAATTAAGGCCAGGCGAAAGGAAGAAGATAAATTGAAGAAAGACTTCTCCCCTACACTTCTGGATCTGGGTGCTGTACAATTCTATCTGGCCCGCCATTTTGGCTTTTGTTACGGAGTAGAAAATGCCATTGAAATTGCGTTTAAAACAATTGAAGAAAACCCCGGCAAACGGATTTTTCTTTTGAGTGAAATGATTCACAACCCACAGGTGAATGCAACACTGGTCGAGAAGGGTGTTCAGTTTTTACAAGACACTTATGGGAAACAGGTAATTCCGTTTGAAGAAGTTACTGCAGATGATGTAGTGATCATCCCTGCATTCGGCACAACAATAGCAATTGAACAAATGCTGAATGCGAAAGGCATCAGCACAGAAAAATACAATACCACCTGCCCCTTTGTAGAAAAAGTATGGAACCGTAGTGAGCAGATTGCGGCAAAAGGTTATTCAATAGTAGTACACGGTAAACCGAAACACGAAGAAACAAGAGCTACATTTTCGCATGCAAGTTCACACACACCTACTGTGATTGTAAATGACATGAAAGAAACAATTGAGCTTGGCAAATACATTACCGGCGAAAAACCGGCAGAACAATTCTACGAAGAGTTCAACGGACTTTATTCAGACGGGTTTGATATCAGTAAAGACTTACAACGCTTTGGTGTAGTTAACCAAACCACACAACTTGCAAGCGACACACAAGCTATTGCTGAATATTTGAAAACATTGGTGATGAATCACTATGGTTTAACTGCACAAAACATCAATGAACGGTTTGCTGATACCAGAGATACACTTTGTTATGCCACGAACGATAACCAAACTGCAGTAACCGGCATGCTTGAAACAGCTGCAGATATTGCAATCATTGTAGGTGGCTATAACAGCTCTAACACGACGCACTTGGTTGAATTGTGTGAAGAGAAATTACCCACGTATTTTATTAACAGCGTTGACAAAATAATATCACCCACAGAAATTCTGCACTTCAATTTTCATGATAAAAAAGAATATCTCACAAGAGATTTTCTACCTGCAACGTCGCCTGCAAAAATACTGATCAGCAGCGGTGCATCCTGTCCGGACTCATTAGTGGAGGCTGTGATGGAGAAGTTAGCTTCGCTTTATAAAAGTGAACATGCATTCAGGCAACTAAAAGAAACCTATCAATAA
- a CDS encoding alpha-amylase family glycosyl hydrolase, translating into MSELSTVFKPAAWVHSTNIYEVNLRQYTAEGTFAAFTKHLPRLKEMGVEVLWFMPITPISVKNRKGTLGSYYACSSYVTTNPEFGTTDEFKELVQQIQSLGMKVIIDWVANHTGWDHEWTISNPDFYTQDHHGNFKPPVDNWEDVIHLNFYNPAMRKAMIDAMQFWVDECGIDGFRCDMAMLVPADFWFEARTALDKLRPLFWLGEFDQWNDEPYAHAFDVSYSWHWMHISEEYYKNHRRMVELDKVLSDYNKKQPAQHLHSFFTSNHDENSWNGSEYEKYGAMALPLAVFSCTWDGIPLLYSGQELPNTKRLQFFEKDEIEWKDAPALHQFYQKLLLLRKQNPAMQSGHEHGITWRIATDHPEQIFCFVRKNKEDEVLVLINFSDQPIVCLLHDLRVRGLFKDIFTEEELQSTDQLSLAPWGYKVMVK; encoded by the coding sequence ATGAGTGAACTGTCAACTGTATTTAAACCGGCTGCGTGGGTACATTCCACGAATATTTATGAGGTAAACCTGCGTCAATATACTGCGGAGGGAACATTTGCTGCTTTTACAAAGCATTTACCCCGACTCAAGGAGATGGGTGTGGAAGTATTATGGTTTATGCCAATCACTCCCATATCAGTAAAAAACCGAAAGGGAACATTGGGCAGTTATTATGCCTGCTCCAGTTATGTAACTACGAATCCGGAGTTTGGAACAACCGATGAGTTTAAAGAACTGGTCCAGCAAATTCAATCGTTAGGCATGAAAGTGATCATCGATTGGGTTGCCAACCATACAGGTTGGGATCATGAATGGACGATTTCAAATCCCGACTTTTATACGCAGGACCATCATGGAAATTTTAAACCACCGGTCGATAATTGGGAAGATGTAATTCATCTCAACTTCTACAACCCGGCTATGCGGAAAGCTATGATCGATGCCATGCAATTTTGGGTGGATGAATGTGGTATCGATGGTTTTCGTTGCGATATGGCGATGCTCGTTCCTGCAGATTTTTGGTTTGAAGCGAGAACTGCTTTAGACAAGCTGCGTCCTTTATTTTGGCTCGGCGAATTTGATCAGTGGAATGATGAACCGTATGCACATGCATTTGATGTGAGTTACAGTTGGCATTGGATGCATATTTCGGAAGAATATTATAAAAATCATCGAAGGATGGTTGAATTAGATAAAGTGCTGAGCGACTACAACAAAAAACAACCTGCTCAACATTTACATTCTTTTTTTACCAGCAATCATGATGAGAACAGCTGGAATGGAAGTGAGTATGAAAAGTATGGTGCAATGGCATTGCCATTAGCGGTTTTCAGTTGTACATGGGATGGAATTCCACTATTGTACAGCGGACAGGAATTGCCCAACACGAAGCGGCTCCAGTTTTTTGAAAAAGATGAAATAGAATGGAAAGATGCACCTGCATTACATCAGTTTTATCAAAAGCTGTTGTTGTTACGGAAACAAAATCCAGCGATGCAAAGCGGACATGAACATGGTATTACATGGCGTATAGCAACCGATCATCCTGAACAGATTTTTTGTTTTGTACGTAAGAACAAAGAAGATGAAGTATTGGTGTTGATCAATTTTTCCGATCAGCCCATCGTCTGCCTTCTCCATGATTTACGTGTAAGAG